A region from the Enoplosus armatus isolate fEnoArm2 chromosome 24, fEnoArm2.hap1, whole genome shotgun sequence genome encodes:
- the LOC139306651 gene encoding ribose-phosphate pyrophosphokinase 2 isoform X2 has protein sequence MPNIVLFSGSSHHDLSQKVADRLGLELGKVITKKFSNQETCVEIGESVRGEDVYIVQSGCGEINDNLMELLIMINACKIASSSRVTAVIPCFPYARQDKKDKVSQSRAPISAKLVANMLSVAGADHIITMDLHASQIQGFFDIAVDNLYAEPAVLQWIRENIPEWKNCIIVSPDAGGAKRVTSIADRLNVDFALIHKERKKANEVDRMVLVGDVKDRVAILVDDMADTCGTICHAADKLIDAGAVKVYAILTHGIFSGPAISRINSAPFEAVVVTNTIPQEEKMKACPKIQVIDISMILAEAIRRTHNGESVSYLFSHVPL, from the exons ATGCCTAACATCGTGCTTTTTAGCGGGAGCTCCCACCACGACCTGTCCCAGAAAGTGGCTGATCGGCTGGGACTGGAGCTGGGGAAAGTGATAACGAAGAAGTTCAGCAACCAGGAGACATG TGTGGAAATCGGGGAAAGCGTGCGCGGCGAGGACGTGTACATCGTGCAGAGCGGCTGTGGCGAAATTAACGACAACCTAATGGAGCTGCTAATTATGATCAATGCCTGCAAGATTGCCTCCTCGTCCCGCGTCACCGCCGTCATCCCCTGCTTCCCCTACGCCCGGCAGGACAAGAAGGACAAGg TGTCCCAGAGTCGAGCACCCATATCAGCCAAGCTGGTGGCAAACATGTTGTCTGTGGCCGGCGCCGACCACATCATCACCATGGACCTCCACGCCTCACAGATCCAG gGCTTTTTCGACATCGCTGTAGACAACCTTTATGCAGAGCCCGCTGTTCTGCAGTGGATCAGAGAAAATATTCCAGAGTGGAAAAACTGTATCATTGTGTCTCCAGATGCCGGCGGAGCAAAACG CGTGACGTCCATCGCGGACCGTCTGAACGTGGACTTTGCCCTCATccacaaagagaggaagaaggctAACGAAGTGGACCGCATGGTGCTGGTGGGTGACGTCAAGGACCGCGTGGCCATCCTGGTGGACGACATGGCCGACACCTGTGGCACCATCTGCCACGCTGCCGACAA GCTGATCGATGCTGGTGCCGTGAAGGTCTACGCCATCCTCACGCACGGCATTTTCTCCGGTCCGGCCATCTCTCGCATCAACAGCGCCCCGTTCGAGGCCGTGGTGGTGACCAACACCATCCCACaggaagagaagatgaaggCGTGCCCGAAAATACAG GTCATCGACATCTCCATGATCCTGGCGGAGGCGATCAGGAGAACCCACAACGGCGAGTCAGTGTCCTACCTCTTCAGCCACGTACCTTTGTAA
- the LOC139306651 gene encoding ribose-phosphate pyrophosphokinase 2 isoform X1 yields the protein MPNIVLFSGSSHHDLSQKVADRLGLELGKVITKKFSNQETCVEIGESVRGEDVYIVQSGCGEINDNLMELLIMINACKIASSSRVTAVIPCFPYARQDKKDKSRAPISAKLVANMLSVAGADHIITMDLHASQIQGFFDIAVDNLYAEPAVLQWIRENIPEWKNCIIVSPDAGGAKRVTSIADRLNVDFALIHKERKKANEVDRMVLVGDVKDRVAILVDDMADTCGTICHAADKLIDAGAVKVYAILTHGIFSGPAISRINSAPFEAVVVTNTIPQEEKMKACPKIQVIDISMILAEAIRRTHNGESVSYLFSHVPL from the exons ATGCCTAACATCGTGCTTTTTAGCGGGAGCTCCCACCACGACCTGTCCCAGAAAGTGGCTGATCGGCTGGGACTGGAGCTGGGGAAAGTGATAACGAAGAAGTTCAGCAACCAGGAGACATG TGTGGAAATCGGGGAAAGCGTGCGCGGCGAGGACGTGTACATCGTGCAGAGCGGCTGTGGCGAAATTAACGACAACCTAATGGAGCTGCTAATTATGATCAATGCCTGCAAGATTGCCTCCTCGTCCCGCGTCACCGCCGTCATCCCCTGCTTCCCCTACGCCCGGCAGGACAAGAAGGACAAG AGTCGAGCACCCATATCAGCCAAGCTGGTGGCAAACATGTTGTCTGTGGCCGGCGCCGACCACATCATCACCATGGACCTCCACGCCTCACAGATCCAG gGCTTTTTCGACATCGCTGTAGACAACCTTTATGCAGAGCCCGCTGTTCTGCAGTGGATCAGAGAAAATATTCCAGAGTGGAAAAACTGTATCATTGTGTCTCCAGATGCCGGCGGAGCAAAACG CGTGACGTCCATCGCGGACCGTCTGAACGTGGACTTTGCCCTCATccacaaagagaggaagaaggctAACGAAGTGGACCGCATGGTGCTGGTGGGTGACGTCAAGGACCGCGTGGCCATCCTGGTGGACGACATGGCCGACACCTGTGGCACCATCTGCCACGCTGCCGACAA GCTGATCGATGCTGGTGCCGTGAAGGTCTACGCCATCCTCACGCACGGCATTTTCTCCGGTCCGGCCATCTCTCGCATCAACAGCGCCCCGTTCGAGGCCGTGGTGGTGACCAACACCATCCCACaggaagagaagatgaaggCGTGCCCGAAAATACAG GTCATCGACATCTCCATGATCCTGGCGGAGGCGATCAGGAGAACCCACAACGGCGAGTCAGTGTCCTACCTCTTCAGCCACGTACCTTTGTAA
- the LOC139306637 gene encoding thymosin beta-12: protein MSDKPDISEVTTFDKTKLKKTETQEKNPLPTKETIEQEKATES from the exons ATGAGTGACAAACCCGACATTTCAGAAGTGACCACCTTCGACAAGACCAAGCTGAAGAAGACAGAGACGCAGGAGAAGAATCCCCTGCCTACAAAAGAAA ccatCGAACAGGAGAAGGCAACGGAGTCGTGA